In one window of Anaerobranca gottschalkii DSM 13577 DNA:
- a CDS encoding ATP-binding protein, giving the protein MWIKGIKIDGFGILRDFEINNLSPGLNIIYGYNENGKTTLKNFITSILFGFKDRRNVIKRYEPVNGGTHGGKLVFNYKDQRCEASRFYKKKSEGDLEVICSGQLKFTLSEILAGINRDVYENVFSFGLEELGSLNSLTDKKEIVEQIYTASFGVKTDLIKNVKKELEGQLDNIYKDGNNSKKLLNQNLEEYKVVKKAILEAMKREEKYGELKERLQGLAIQREEIEKEKLDLERELIKSETLYNYFPTYQQYLEIERKVKELSYKGEYSEGDYNSLQTLIGELEKLREEKEEKGLELTKIQINLDNITLDNRLLEKKEKLKKLGEWAISIKEINKNYQDNRNKWEELNKRISTAKISLIGKLQKEVEEIFLPIGFKKKLEELEEKINNKMKEEEQKGWEISQLKENFHTIKGEDIGETLSMLYQLKDWENKKGIYLPKVLLLLNTSILFFLVWQGDYPFLTIFFALSIIPLNFWLIYNWVKDKNNRIKIKSALKDKGVINFNNIDLEINKFQTLESNYQKLQRILEIYNSIVEDLRDLEGEKEQLFSEVGFKGDLSIKEGLDLVEEISKIQGLLGEAEEYKLKFNGEKEKINNFIQICKIEIDDKLTSLEDALITVNQKLELLKTEEEKVEKYKGLKGQLEFVYRDIQRILKEEREKEEKYKELLDKGGVKTPQEYEENYQKYLEGKKLLEMKNTYLAKLEGVNLGSIQEVLKIYSEINEQHLTRKIRDLIEMLQDKKEKIEEISKEIGKLEKEIEDLEKNSSLQQLALTEERIKNQIIENVKRWAIYKSSLTVLEKAIKEYEEKTQPDVLKRAAEYFTIITDGRYNNIKVKDNELINMFVVQPNGKEIPVEALSRGTQEQLYICIRLGLIKEFSDKKGPLPLLFDDIFVNFDEQRMAKGFNVLQQLAKEQQILFFTCHQRVLDLLQKEKVNTVNLAFLS; this is encoded by the coding sequence ATGTGGATTAAAGGGATTAAAATTGATGGTTTTGGTATTTTGAGAGATTTTGAAATAAATAATTTGTCTCCAGGGTTAAATATAATCTACGGTTATAATGAAAATGGAAAGACGACATTGAAAAATTTCATTACTTCAATTCTCTTTGGCTTTAAAGATAGGAGGAATGTAATTAAACGGTATGAACCGGTGAATGGAGGAACCCACGGAGGTAAATTAGTATTTAATTATAAAGATCAAAGATGTGAAGCCTCTAGATTTTATAAGAAAAAATCAGAAGGTGATTTAGAAGTAATTTGTAGTGGACAGTTAAAATTTACTTTATCAGAAATTTTAGCAGGGATAAATAGAGATGTATATGAAAATGTATTTTCCTTTGGGTTAGAAGAGCTAGGGAGTTTAAACAGTTTGACAGATAAAAAGGAAATAGTGGAACAAATATACACTGCCAGCTTTGGAGTAAAAACTGATTTAATTAAAAATGTAAAAAAAGAATTAGAAGGGCAGCTAGATAATATCTATAAGGATGGTAATAATAGTAAAAAGCTGTTAAATCAAAACTTAGAAGAATATAAGGTAGTAAAAAAAGCTATCTTAGAGGCAATGAAAAGGGAAGAAAAATACGGGGAATTAAAGGAAAGGTTACAAGGATTAGCAATTCAAAGGGAAGAAATAGAAAAGGAAAAATTAGATCTTGAAAGGGAACTAATAAAATCTGAAACCTTATATAACTATTTCCCAACCTATCAACAATACTTAGAAATAGAGAGGAAAGTAAAGGAATTAAGTTATAAAGGAGAGTACAGTGAAGGTGACTACAATAGTCTACAAACCCTTATTGGAGAATTGGAAAAGCTAAGGGAAGAAAAGGAAGAAAAAGGGTTAGAATTAACAAAAATTCAAATTAATCTAGATAATATTACCTTAGATAATCGACTCCTCGAAAAAAAAGAAAAGTTAAAAAAATTAGGGGAGTGGGCTATAAGTATAAAAGAAATTAACAAAAACTATCAAGATAATAGGAACAAATGGGAAGAGTTAAATAAAAGAATTTCAACAGCTAAAATCAGCTTAATTGGCAAATTACAAAAAGAGGTAGAAGAAATTTTCCTCCCCATAGGTTTTAAAAAGAAACTAGAAGAGTTAGAAGAAAAAATTAATAACAAGATGAAAGAAGAAGAGCAAAAAGGGTGGGAAATCAGTCAGTTAAAGGAGAATTTCCACACTATCAAAGGTGAAGATATAGGGGAAACCCTTTCTATGTTATATCAGCTAAAGGATTGGGAAAATAAAAAAGGAATATATTTGCCAAAGGTTTTACTCCTATTGAATACCTCTATCCTTTTCTTTTTAGTTTGGCAAGGGGATTACCCATTTTTAACTATATTTTTTGCCTTAAGCATTATCCCATTAAATTTTTGGTTGATTTATAATTGGGTAAAAGATAAAAATAATAGGATAAAGATTAAAAGTGCTCTAAAGGATAAGGGAGTTATAAATTTTAACAATATTGATTTAGAAATAAATAAGTTTCAAACTTTAGAGAGTAACTATCAAAAATTACAAAGGATCTTAGAGATATATAATTCTATAGTAGAAGATCTTAGAGATTTAGAAGGGGAAAAAGAACAACTTTTTTCTGAAGTAGGTTTTAAGGGAGATTTGTCCATAAAGGAAGGTTTGGATTTAGTAGAAGAGATTTCTAAGATTCAAGGATTATTAGGTGAAGCTGAGGAATATAAGTTAAAGTTCAATGGAGAAAAAGAAAAAATAAATAATTTTATTCAAATATGTAAGATAGAGATAGATGATAAGCTAACATCCTTAGAAGATGCTTTAATAACTGTTAATCAAAAACTAGAGTTATTAAAAACAGAAGAAGAAAAAGTGGAGAAATATAAAGGGTTGAAGGGTCAATTGGAATTTGTTTATAGGGATATTCAAAGGATTTTAAAGGAAGAAAGGGAGAAGGAAGAAAAATACAAGGAGTTATTAGATAAAGGAGGAGTAAAAACACCACAGGAGTATGAAGAAAACTATCAGAAGTATTTAGAAGGAAAAAAATTATTGGAGATGAAAAATACTTATTTAGCCAAGTTAGAAGGTGTTAATCTTGGGTCAATCCAAGAGGTACTTAAAATCTATAGTGAAATAAATGAACAACATCTTACTAGAAAGATTAGGGATTTAATAGAAATGTTACAAGATAAAAAAGAAAAAATAGAAGAAATTTCTAAGGAAATAGGAAAGCTAGAAAAAGAAATCGAAGACTTAGAAAAAAATAGTTCATTACAACAATTGGCTTTAACAGAAGAGAGAATAAAAAATCAAATAATCGAAAACGTTAAAAGGTGGGCTATCTATAAATCAAGTTTAACAGTTTTAGAAAAGGCTATTAAAGAGTATGAAGAAAAAACCCAACCAGATGTATTAAAAAGGGCTGCAGAATATTTTACTATAATAACTGATGGTAGATATAACAATATCAAAGTTAAAGATAATGAACTGATAAATATGTTTGTTGTCCAGCCAAATGGTAAAGAGATTCCAGTGGAAGCCTTAAGTAGAGGGACCCAAGAACAGCTGTATATTTGCATAAGATTAGGACTGATTAAAGAATTTTCCGATAAAAAAGGTCCCTTGCCTTTACTTTTTGACGATATTTTTGTCAATTTTGATGAACAAAGGATGGCAAAAGGTTTTAATGTTTTACAACAATTGGCAAAGGAACAGCAAATACTCTTTTTTACTTGTCATCAAAGGGTACTAGATCTTTTACAAAAGGAAAAAGTAAATACCGTAAATCTTGCCTTTTTATCATAA
- a CDS encoding glycine--tRNA ligase, which produces MSEVTMDKIVALCKSRGFIFPGSEIYGGLANTWDYGPLGVELINNIKKAWWKKFVQENPHNVGMDSAILMNPEVWVASGHVGGFSDPLIDCKECKSRFRADKLIEEYYKGQGEEVVGIDGWTNEEMLNFIKEKEIKCPDCGKHNYTDIRQFNLMFKTFQGVTEDSKSEIYLRPETAQGIFVNFKNIARSCRCKVPFGIAQIGKSFRNEITPGNFIFRTREFEQMELEFFCKPGEDLEWFKYWKEFCYNWLVELGMNPEKLRLRDHEKEELSHYSNATTDIEFQFPFGWGELWGIADRTDFDLKQHQEHSGKDLTYQDPHTNEKYIPYVIEPSVGVARLALAFLISSYEEEELENDSRTVLKLHPYLAPFKAAVLPLSKKLSDDAFKIYQKLAKKFMVDFDDSGSIGKRYRRQDEVGTPFCITFDFDSLEDNCVTVRDRDTMEQQRISIDQLENYLEEKLQF; this is translated from the coding sequence ATGTCTGAAGTAACTATGGATAAAATAGTAGCACTATGTAAATCCCGGGGTTTTATTTTCCCAGGTTCAGAAATATACGGAGGTTTAGCAAATACTTGGGATTACGGACCTTTGGGGGTAGAGTTAATAAACAATATTAAAAAAGCTTGGTGGAAAAAATTCGTACAAGAAAATCCCCACAATGTGGGAATGGATTCAGCAATACTTATGAATCCCGAAGTTTGGGTAGCCTCTGGCCATGTAGGAGGCTTTAGTGACCCTCTCATTGACTGTAAAGAATGTAAAAGTAGATTTAGAGCAGATAAGCTAATAGAGGAATATTATAAAGGTCAAGGGGAAGAAGTAGTAGGTATTGATGGTTGGACAAATGAAGAAATGTTAAACTTCATTAAAGAAAAAGAGATTAAATGTCCTGATTGTGGTAAACACAATTATACCGATATTAGGCAGTTTAATTTAATGTTTAAAACCTTTCAAGGTGTAACGGAAGATTCAAAATCTGAAATTTACTTAAGACCTGAAACAGCCCAAGGAATCTTTGTAAATTTTAAAAATATCGCTAGAAGCTGTCGATGCAAGGTGCCCTTTGGGATTGCCCAGATAGGTAAGAGTTTTAGAAACGAAATAACTCCCGGTAACTTTATCTTTAGAACTAGGGAATTTGAACAAATGGAACTTGAGTTTTTCTGCAAACCTGGTGAAGATTTAGAGTGGTTTAAATACTGGAAAGAGTTTTGCTATAACTGGTTAGTGGAATTAGGAATGAATCCTGAAAAACTTAGATTAAGGGACCATGAAAAAGAGGAACTTTCCCACTACAGTAATGCAACAACAGATATAGAATTCCAGTTTCCCTTTGGTTGGGGAGAACTTTGGGGAATTGCCGATAGAACTGATTTTGACTTAAAACAACATCAAGAACATTCAGGAAAAGATTTAACATATCAAGATCCCCACACCAATGAAAAGTATATCCCTTATGTTATTGAGCCTTCTGTAGGGGTAGCGAGACTGGCTTTAGCTTTCTTGATTAGCAGCTATGAAGAAGAGGAATTGGAAAATGATAGTAGAACAGTATTAAAGTTACATCCATATTTAGCACCTTTTAAAGCTGCAGTTTTACCACTATCTAAAAAGCTTTCTGACGATGCTTTTAAAATCTATCAAAAATTGGCTAAGAAATTCATGGTGGATTTTGATGATAGTGGAAGTATTGGTAAGAGATATAGAAGACAAGATGAGGTAGGAACACCATTCTGCATTACCTTTGATTTTGACTCATTAGAAGATAATTGTGTTACTGTAAGGGATAGGGACACTATGGAACAACAAAGGATCAGCATTGACCAGTTAGAAAACTATTTAGAAGAAAAACTACAATTTTAA
- a CDS encoding HD domain-containing protein, whose product MNIQQIEELAFNIMKDRKIPGREKGFIYYHGKRTANIALNIYNQLVEKGSKEEMDLLYCGCLFHDVGKGIEPHNETGKELVNYYLRDICNVEQREIISRIVYEHNLRGEKYGGNSFLGKIAQDADILDHMGTMDIWIAFQWHANFDERVEDSLKFFLGGQWEEITEKLRSLLNFSPSIDAFDRRKAFTEEFLRRFKRESEGRLY is encoded by the coding sequence ATGAATATACAGCAGATTGAGGAATTAGCCTTTAATATAATGAAAGATCGGAAAATCCCTGGTAGGGAAAAGGGATTTATTTACTATCACGGTAAAAGGACAGCAAATATAGCGTTAAATATTTACAACCAATTAGTAGAAAAAGGCAGTAAAGAAGAGATGGATCTTCTATATTGTGGATGTCTTTTTCACGATGTAGGTAAAGGAATAGAACCCCATAATGAAACGGGGAAGGAGCTAGTTAATTACTATTTACGGGATATATGTAATGTTGAACAAAGGGAGATAATTTCCCGGATAGTTTATGAACATAATTTAAGGGGAGAAAAATATGGAGGAAACTCTTTCTTAGGTAAAATTGCCCAAGATGCAGACATTTTAGATCATATGGGAACTATGGATATTTGGATTGCCTTTCAATGGCATGCCAATTTTGATGAAAGGGTAGAAGACTCTTTAAAGTTTTTTTTAGGAGGGCAGTGGGAAGAAATAACAGAAAAACTGAGAAGCCTACTAAATTTTTCCCCTTCTATAGATGCCTTTGATCGGAGAAAAGCTTTTACAGAAGAATTTTTAAGGCGTTTTAAAAGGGAAAGTGAAGGAAGATTATATTAA
- a CDS encoding helicase C-terminal domain-containing protein, with translation MREKSVKFTEDVKKRIKYAIEQAKGNEVFFKGLVNEQKIIWDVEVLARGNQFSVPACLCDLEPGDVVIHNHPSGELTPSAADINIAAKLGADGIGFLIIDNSGEELYVVVEPYFPSEDIPISLESIQKILGEGGRIACHLENYEYRQEQIKMAEKIALSFNNQQHLLVEAGTGTGKSLAYLITAILWAVKNKKRVVISTNTINLQEQIMFKDIPFLQRVLADKFKGVLVKGRSNYLCLRKLESLETDSLLEDVDEDLSQLKALKEWGLKTTDGSKADLSFLPKETNWEQVCSEGDLCLKVHCHHYKDCFFFKARRESATADILVVNHHLLFADIALRSKGLESGVLPKYHCIVFDEAHNIEDTATTYFGYKINKYLGIKQFTRLFYTKGGKQRGFLIDLNYKISSDKHITPIIKGRVNDLIILELIPQLGEMVKKTHLFFDNVYTLLNGNSKVRLTPAFIETAEYKDVENQCVIYIQELTKFIETLKKLLSTLEEMPSKAFEGLLPQVMELNAYIKRLEGVAETLDYLFLKEVKGDVKWLELSGTSKNRYVTANSAPLDISYQLNENIYTVYQSVILTSATLTTGGNFHYIKNRLGLNLCQYKLEELILPSPFNYKEQVLFCVPTNLPEPTQRDFELEIIDNLYQLIMATRGRAFVLFTSFKLLNETYEKLKPLLEDRGINCFKQGEMQRHLLLQNFKKDISSVLFATSSFWEGVDVQGEALSNVILVKLPFSVPDEPIVEARQELIQQKGGNPFMEYQVPQAVLRFKQGFGRLIRSKEDRGVVVVTDKRILTKTYGKIFLKSLPQCNELAGDLNRVTETIVDFL, from the coding sequence ATGAGGGAGAAAAGTGTTAAATTTACCGAAGATGTAAAAAAAAGAATAAAATATGCCATTGAACAGGCGAAAGGGAATGAAGTTTTCTTTAAAGGTTTAGTTAATGAACAAAAAATAATCTGGGATGTTGAAGTATTGGCAAGGGGTAACCAGTTCAGTGTCCCCGCATGTTTATGTGATTTAGAACCGGGGGATGTAGTTATCCATAACCATCCTTCAGGGGAGCTAACCCCTTCAGCGGCTGATATCAATATAGCAGCAAAACTGGGGGCAGATGGTATAGGATTTTTGATTATAGATAACTCTGGAGAAGAACTTTATGTGGTAGTGGAACCTTATTTTCCTTCTGAGGATATCCCAATTTCCTTAGAATCTATTCAAAAAATTTTGGGTGAAGGAGGAAGGATAGCCTGTCATTTAGAGAATTATGAGTATCGTCAAGAACAAATCAAAATGGCGGAAAAAATAGCGTTATCCTTTAATAATCAGCAACATCTTTTGGTAGAAGCAGGTACTGGAACAGGGAAAAGTTTAGCCTACTTAATTACTGCAATATTATGGGCGGTAAAAAATAAAAAACGGGTAGTCATTTCAACAAATACCATCAACTTACAAGAACAAATAATGTTTAAAGATATCCCCTTTTTGCAGAGGGTATTGGCAGATAAGTTTAAAGGTGTATTAGTTAAAGGGCGGAGTAACTATTTGTGTTTAAGGAAATTAGAGAGTTTAGAAACAGATAGTTTGTTGGAAGATGTAGATGAAGATTTATCCCAGTTAAAGGCCCTTAAAGAATGGGGCTTGAAGACTACCGATGGGAGTAAAGCTGATTTATCTTTTTTGCCCAAAGAAACAAATTGGGAGCAGGTTTGCAGTGAAGGGGATTTATGTTTAAAGGTCCATTGTCATCATTATAAAGATTGTTTTTTCTTTAAAGCTAGGCGGGAAAGTGCTACGGCCGATATCTTGGTAGTAAATCACCATCTCCTTTTTGCCGATATAGCCCTAAGGAGTAAAGGGTTAGAGAGTGGAGTCCTTCCTAAATATCATTGTATAGTATTTGATGAAGCCCATAACATAGAAGATACCGCCACGACCTATTTCGGGTATAAAATTAATAAATACTTGGGGATTAAACAATTCACCCGACTTTTTTATACTAAAGGTGGAAAACAGAGGGGTTTTTTAATAGATCTTAATTATAAAATTAGTAGTGATAAACACATTACCCCTATAATCAAAGGAAGGGTAAATGACCTGATTATATTGGAGTTAATTCCCCAGTTAGGAGAAATGGTTAAAAAAACCCATCTGTTTTTTGATAATGTCTATACTTTATTAAATGGCAATTCAAAGGTTAGATTAACGCCGGCATTTATAGAAACAGCAGAATATAAAGATGTAGAAAATCAATGCGTAATTTATATCCAAGAACTTACTAAATTTATAGAAACCCTCAAGAAGTTACTATCGACTTTAGAGGAAATGCCTAGTAAAGCCTTTGAAGGATTATTACCTCAAGTGATGGAATTAAATGCTTATATAAAAAGGTTAGAAGGGGTAGCGGAAACATTAGACTACCTTTTCTTAAAAGAGGTTAAGGGAGATGTAAAATGGCTTGAGTTAAGTGGCACATCTAAGAATAGATATGTAACGGCAAATTCTGCTCCATTAGATATTTCTTATCAATTAAATGAAAATATCTATACTGTCTATCAATCAGTAATCCTGACCTCTGCTACTTTGACAACTGGAGGGAACTTCCACTATATTAAAAATCGCTTAGGTTTGAATTTATGTCAATATAAATTAGAGGAACTGATTTTACCTTCCCCCTTTAATTATAAAGAACAGGTGTTGTTTTGTGTGCCGACAAATCTACCGGAACCTACTCAAAGGGATTTTGAACTAGAAATTATTGACAATTTATACCAGCTGATTATGGCTACAAGGGGTAGAGCCTTTGTCTTATTTACTTCCTTTAAATTATTAAATGAAACCTATGAAAAATTAAAACCCCTACTGGAAGATAGGGGAATTAACTGTTTTAAACAAGGGGAAATGCAAAGACATTTACTATTACAAAACTTCAAAAAAGATATTTCCTCTGTCCTTTTTGCAACATCTAGTTTCTGGGAAGGGGTAGATGTACAAGGAGAGGCCTTGAGTAATGTAATATTAGTCAAGTTACCCTTTAGTGTTCCAGATGAACCAATTGTAGAAGCAAGGCAAGAGTTAATTCAACAAAAAGGTGGCAATCCCTTTATGGAATATCAAGTACCCCAAGCTGTTCTGAGGTTTAAACAAGGATTTGGACGGCTGATAAGGAGCAAAGAAGATAGAGGGGTTGTTGTAGTAACTGATAAGCGGATATTAACTAAAACATACGGTAAAATATTTTTAAAATCCTTACCCCAATGTAATGAATTAGCCGGTGATTTAAATAGGGTAACAGAAACTATTGTAGATTTTCTGTAA
- a CDS encoding transglycosylase domain-containing protein → MVNESRKERSMKKKLRFYYLKIFITGFLAVFLIASLTFSGYLLYLAYIINDVQLESNIYPTTIFDNKGEPIGTVEASSKIYVPLKDISPYFINAVIAVEDNVFYSHIGVNPLGILRALYTNIRERRITQGGSTITQQLAKNIFLTSERTLDRKLRELVYTLKLELNYSKDEILEAYLNNIYYGHGNYGIGAASEFYFNKHPRELTLEEAALLAGIIQGPYLYTPLRPANLEPQPNTGQSRTYTRRAFVLTRMVQQGYISEEEGERAKEQPITVVTREERLEQPQIPLFVLTELDRLEKELGFVNGQLRSGYNIFTTINYQAQIVAQQVIGNFRDILPQDKKEDENISAALVALDPKTGGILAMAGGINAFQGIPQPGSAMKPLVYAYGLESQVYTLTTEHFCGETLGRIPQAPGYDVSDYGSRYHNRYLTMREAIIDSCNVYAVLTNSHLGPENTQKFAYHLGYKGPLQPVPAMVLGPNGVNLNNMASVYAVFANGGYLREPYIIEEIHDRFGNIIYRRPPQIPTKVLSEETAFLITDALRDVLRRGTASSVSNLIPSRDAAVKTGTTEHYAFIAGYTPEMVTTTYIGFNNPTGKLELLGGRDAGRLWATFTNTALNRMFGENIGGVFSPPPGIVQKNICRETLLLASPQCPLTFTEYFIIGTEPKSSCNLHQNNVTELNVCLQSWGIATEYCPSTLVRRFRFSPGQWVPNFQCPIHTGQ, encoded by the coding sequence ATGGTTAATGAAAGTCGCAAAGAAAGAAGCATGAAAAAAAAATTAAGATTCTATTATTTAAAGATCTTTATAACTGGCTTTTTAGCTGTTTTCCTAATAGCTTCTTTAACTTTTTCCGGTTACTTATTATACCTAGCATATATAATAAATGATGTACAACTAGAAAGTAATATTTACCCTACAACTATTTTTGATAATAAAGGAGAGCCTATTGGTACAGTAGAGGCTAGTAGTAAAATTTACGTACCCTTAAAGGATATAAGCCCTTACTTTATTAATGCCGTTATCGCAGTAGAAGATAATGTCTTTTATTCCCATATAGGGGTAAATCCTTTAGGTATCCTCCGGGCTTTATACACAAACATTAGAGAAAGGAGAATTACCCAAGGGGGTAGTACTATTACCCAACAATTAGCTAAAAACATATTTTTAACAAGTGAAAGGACCCTTGACCGTAAACTGAGAGAGTTAGTTTATACCTTAAAATTAGAGTTAAATTATAGTAAAGATGAAATTTTAGAAGCTTATTTAAATAATATCTATTACGGTCATGGCAACTATGGTATTGGTGCAGCCAGTGAATTTTATTTCAACAAACACCCTAGAGAACTTACATTAGAAGAAGCAGCTTTGTTAGCGGGAATTATCCAAGGCCCTTATCTTTATACACCCCTAAGACCAGCAAACTTAGAACCCCAACCAAATACAGGACAATCCCGAACCTACACCCGCAGAGCTTTTGTTCTGACAAGAATGGTCCAACAAGGATACATTAGTGAAGAAGAAGGAGAAAGGGCAAAAGAACAACCAATAACTGTAGTTACTAGGGAAGAGAGGTTAGAACAACCCCAGATCCCTCTCTTTGTATTAACTGAACTAGATCGTCTAGAAAAGGAATTAGGTTTTGTTAATGGTCAGCTCCGTTCAGGTTATAATATTTTTACTACCATAAATTATCAGGCTCAAATTGTCGCTCAACAGGTAATAGGTAATTTTAGGGATATTTTGCCTCAAGATAAGAAAGAAGATGAAAATATTTCAGCAGCTTTAGTAGCTTTAGACCCTAAAACTGGGGGAATTTTAGCAATGGCTGGAGGGATCAACGCATTTCAAGGGATTCCTCAGCCTGGTTCTGCTATGAAACCCCTTGTCTATGCTTATGGTTTAGAATCACAGGTTTATACATTGACAACAGAACATTTTTGTGGCGAAACTTTAGGGAGAATACCTCAAGCTCCTGGTTATGACGTTTCAGATTATGGTAGCAGATATCATAATCGATACTTAACTATGCGGGAAGCTATAATTGATTCTTGTAATGTTTATGCTGTTTTAACAAATTCCCATTTAGGACCTGAAAACACCCAAAAATTTGCATATCACTTAGGTTATAAAGGTCCTTTACAGCCTGTCCCTGCAATGGTCCTTGGTCCTAATGGAGTTAATCTAAATAATATGGCTAGTGTCTACGCTGTATTTGCCAATGGCGGTTATTTAAGGGAACCATATATTATTGAAGAAATCCATGATAGATTCGGTAATATTATCTACCGTAGGCCACCACAAATACCAACTAAAGTCCTTTCAGAGGAAACGGCATTTTTGATCACCGATGCCTTAAGGGATGTCTTAAGAAGGGGAACAGCCAGTAGTGTTAGTAATTTAATTCCCTCTAGAGATGCTGCTGTAAAAACTGGAACTACTGAACATTACGCCTTTATTGCTGGATATACTCCTGAAATGGTTACAACAACCTATATAGGCTTTAATAACCCTACAGGAAAATTAGAGCTCCTTGGGGGAAGAGATGCTGGAAGGCTTTGGGCTACCTTTACAAATACAGCTTTAAATCGGATGTTTGGTGAAAATATAGGGGGAGTCTTTTCCCCTCCCCCTGGCATAGTTCAAAAAAATATTTGCCGTGAAACCCTATTACTGGCTAGTCCCCAATGCCCCCTTACCTTTACAGAATACTTTATCATTGGCACAGAACCTAAATCCAGTTGTAATTTACACCAAAATAATGTTACAGAATTAAATGTTTGTCTTCAATCTTGGGGTATAGCAACTGAATATTGTCCTTCTACATTAGTGAGAAGATTTAGGTTTTCACCTGGTCAATGGGTACCTAATTTCCAATGTCCTATCCATACTGGTCAATAG
- the moaA gene encoding GTP 3',8-cyclase MoaA: MLKDNFGRKINYLRISLIDRCNLRCKYCMPPNGVDLYGHDKILTYEELLLIIKASAQLGINSIRLTGGEPLIRRGLIPFIKTVSNIDGIEDIAITTNGVLLEGMADDLKRAGVKRVNISLDTLKRDKFQKITGKDDFDKVFRAINKSIQVGFNPVKINVVLLKGFNEDEILDFVKLTKDKPLHVRFIEIMPLGESKNSWTAGYIPWTDALELVKREFEVRESFGPKGSGPAKYYTIPDFIGTFGFITPVGEHFCGQCNRIRLTSDGFLKTCLFGNNEVNLKELSKTGDIEKIKKAIVKGINEKPEKHQISNHEVSRFMSQIGG, from the coding sequence ATGCTGAAAGACAATTTTGGGAGAAAAATTAATTATTTACGGATCTCTTTAATAGATCGTTGTAATCTTAGATGTAAATATTGTATGCCCCCAAACGGTGTTGATTTATATGGACATGATAAAATTTTAACATATGAAGAACTCCTTTTAATTATTAAAGCCAGTGCCCAATTAGGGATTAACAGTATTCGTTTAACTGGTGGTGAGCCATTAATAAGGAGGGGATTAATCCCTTTTATAAAAACAGTGTCTAATATAGATGGAATAGAAGATATAGCTATAACAACTAATGGTGTTTTGCTAGAAGGTATGGCAGATGATTTAAAAAGAGCGGGGGTAAAGAGGGTAAATATTAGTTTAGATACTTTAAAGAGAGATAAATTTCAAAAAATTACTGGGAAAGATGATTTTGATAAAGTATTTAGAGCTATAAATAAATCTATACAAGTAGGGTTTAACCCTGTAAAAATAAATGTGGTTTTGTTAAAAGGGTTCAATGAAGATGAAATCTTAGATTTTGTTAAATTGACAAAGGATAAACCTCTACATGTTCGTTTCATAGAGATAATGCCTTTAGGGGAAAGTAAAAATAGTTGGACAGCAGGATATATTCCTTGGACAGATGCTTTAGAGTTAGTAAAAAGGGAATTTGAAGTTCGAGAAAGTTTCGGTCCTAAAGGAAGTGGACCTGCCAAATATTATACTATACCTGATTTTATAGGAACCTTTGGGTTTATAACCCCAGTAGGAGAACATTTCTGTGGACAGTGTAATAGAATTAGGTTAACCAGTGATGGATTTTTAAAAACATGTCTTTTTGGAAACAATGAAGTAAATTTAAAGGAATTGAGTAAAACTGGAGATATTGAGAAAATAAAAAAAGCTATAGTAAAAGGAATTAACGAAAAGCCGGAAAAACATCAAATATCCAATCATGAAGTTTCTAGGTTTATGTCACAGATAGGGGGATAA